One genomic window of Chondrinema litorale includes the following:
- a CDS encoding aldo/keto reductase, protein MKQSTTLGNSNLNINRIGLGCMGMSEFYGSFNETESINTLHKAIDLGVNFFDTADMYGSGANEKLLGKAFKGRWNDINLATKFAVMRGPNGEFLGVNGKPEYIKKACDQSLQNLGIEAIDLYYMHRKDPNVEIEEIVGTMAELVKQGKVKYIGLSEVDPETLRRAHAVHPITALQTEYSLWSREPEKALFEVCQELGITFVAYSPLGRGFLTGAIKSRADLEKGDFRLNNPRFTDEAIQKNLKFVEVVDQIAQSKGVSKAQIALAWVLSQNNEITTIPGTRKIHRLEENLGAYNVELTEDDLATIEKHMPTETVGERY, encoded by the coding sequence ATGAAACAATCAACAACACTCGGAAATAGTAATCTCAACATCAATCGAATTGGACTAGGCTGCATGGGTATGTCTGAATTCTACGGATCTTTTAATGAAACAGAGTCTATCAATACCCTACACAAAGCTATTGATTTGGGCGTGAACTTCTTCGATACAGCAGATATGTATGGAAGCGGAGCCAATGAAAAGTTACTGGGAAAAGCATTTAAAGGTCGTTGGAATGATATAAACTTAGCCACCAAATTTGCGGTAATGCGAGGGCCAAATGGTGAGTTTCTTGGAGTAAATGGAAAACCAGAATACATTAAAAAAGCTTGCGACCAAAGCCTACAGAACTTGGGAATAGAAGCCATAGACCTGTATTACATGCATAGAAAAGACCCGAATGTGGAGATTGAAGAAATTGTAGGTACCATGGCAGAACTGGTAAAACAAGGCAAGGTTAAATACATTGGTTTATCTGAGGTAGATCCAGAAACATTGCGTCGTGCGCATGCTGTGCATCCTATTACAGCCCTTCAAACAGAATATTCTTTGTGGAGCCGTGAGCCAGAAAAAGCACTTTTTGAGGTTTGCCAAGAACTAGGAATTACGTTCGTTGCCTACAGTCCACTTGGTAGAGGTTTCTTAACAGGAGCTATTAAGAGTCGTGCAGATTTAGAAAAAGGAGATTTTAGGTTAAACAACCCGCGCTTTACTGATGAGGCAATCCAAAAAAACCTAAAGTTTGTAGAGGTGGTCGATCAAATCGCACAAAGCAAAGGAGTTAGCAAAGCTCAAATTGCACTTGCATGGGTGTTAAGCCAAAACAATGAAATCACCACTATTCCTGGAACCAGAAAAATTCACCGTCTCGAAGAGAATTTAGGTGCTTACAATGTGGAATTAACCGAAGACGATTTGGCAACAATAGAAAAACATATGCCTACAGAAACGGTTGGAGAAAGATATTGA
- a CDS encoding DUF4345 family protein — protein MNLKILFRYKPSTMNILLKILGVILLIAGFVLAYKPDLMSSQPMPSDPYQMIEKRVMWGLVIGLGILFIFHHQLSPWQLSVSALLSALTLGIVLARLLGLVMDGIFTKQLLWLAIEIAFLLIFGFWYWKQK, from the coding sequence ATGAACTTAAAGATATTGTTTAGATACAAGCCCTCAACTATGAATATATTGCTCAAAATATTAGGTGTTATTTTGCTTATCGCTGGGTTTGTTTTGGCGTATAAACCTGATTTGATGAGTTCCCAACCCATGCCATCAGACCCGTATCAGATGATAGAAAAGAGAGTAATGTGGGGATTGGTAATTGGTTTGGGCATATTATTCATTTTCCATCATCAACTAAGCCCGTGGCAGTTAAGCGTCTCCGCATTGCTTTCGGCTTTAACCTTGGGCATTGTATTAGCCAGACTACTCGGGTTAGTAATGGATGGCATATTTACCAAACAACTGCTGTGGCTTGCGATAGAAATTGCCTTTTTGTTGATCTTTGGTTTTTGGTATTGGAAACAGAAATAA
- a CDS encoding HAD family hydrolase, whose product MAYKTLIFDFDGTLADTQQSIIQTMRFVGEHLNIKNIDEALIKSLIGLPLKSTFEKAFSLDEKAIQEATIIYRKHYNEIAIDAISLFEGVKETLAFFHGKGINLAVASSKGREALIKILQKQNVYELFTFIGGEEDAKNKKPAPDIVNLIMDKFNYNPEECLVIGDTVFDIEMGQRAFVDTCGITYGNNTEDELKKQKPNYIINSFNELKDIV is encoded by the coding sequence ATGGCATATAAAACACTTATCTTCGATTTTGATGGCACATTAGCCGATACGCAACAAAGTATTATCCAAACCATGAGGTTTGTCGGAGAGCATTTAAACATCAAAAACATAGATGAAGCCCTCATTAAAAGTTTGATTGGTTTGCCTTTAAAATCGACTTTTGAAAAAGCTTTTTCGCTAGATGAAAAAGCGATTCAGGAGGCAACCATTATCTACCGCAAACACTACAATGAAATTGCAATTGATGCCATTTCACTTTTTGAAGGTGTAAAAGAAACCTTAGCCTTTTTCCATGGAAAAGGCATCAACTTAGCAGTAGCATCAAGTAAAGGAAGAGAGGCATTAATCAAGATACTTCAAAAGCAAAATGTATATGAGCTATTTACATTTATCGGTGGTGAAGAAGATGCAAAAAACAAAAAGCCTGCACCTGATATTGTTAACTTGATTATGGATAAGTTTAACTACAATCCGGAAGAATGTTTGGTAATTGGTGATACTGTTTTCGATATAGAAATGGGACAAAGAGCTTTTGTAGACACCTGTGGTATAACGTATGGAAACAACACAGAAGATGAGTTAAAGAAGCAAAAGCCAAATTACATCATCAATAGTTTTAATGAACTTAAAGATATTGTTTAG
- a CDS encoding 3'-5' exonuclease — translation MARKLDKILVVDIEATCWEGKVPTDMESDIIEIGICLLDVQSGDISENRGILVKPERSVISPFCTELTTITSEMIEEGGISFKDALKILKDDYLSQSRAWASFGAYDLKQFQRQCTALGVGYPFGPSHINVKTMFALKNKLGHELGMVGALKQLNIELEGTHHRGVDDAKNIAKILYAILN, via the coding sequence ATGGCAAGAAAGTTAGATAAAATATTAGTTGTTGATATCGAGGCGACATGTTGGGAGGGGAAAGTGCCAACAGATATGGAGTCTGATATTATAGAAATAGGTATTTGTTTGTTAGATGTTCAATCAGGAGATATTTCGGAAAATAGAGGGATTTTGGTTAAACCTGAGCGGTCTGTAATTAGTCCATTTTGCACAGAACTCACAACTATTACCTCTGAGATGATTGAAGAAGGGGGAATATCATTTAAAGATGCGCTCAAGATTTTGAAAGATGACTATCTATCTCAAAGTCGTGCTTGGGCAAGCTTTGGTGCTTACGATTTAAAACAGTTTCAGCGACAGTGTACAGCATTAGGTGTGGGTTATCCTTTTGGTCCATCACATATAAATGTAAAAACCATGTTTGCCTTAAAAAATAAGTTGGGGCATGAATTGGGCATGGTAGGTGCTCTTAAGCAGCTTAATATTGAATTAGAAGGCACCCATCACAGAGGTGTGGATGATGCTAAAAACATAGCGAAAATACTTTATGCTATTTTAAATTAA
- a CDS encoding biotin/lipoyl-containing protein yields the protein MFDKFFKKPDGNTGDRAEVVLLPQATDDMEEAKLIKWMVKVGSSVRKGDVLAEIQTDKVILELESYQNGTVLYLGAKEGSKVKVNSILAIIGDKGAEFQHLLGGEKSNTPAKKKQRPQLKGAIGEIKMFAGDFVPNGWLICDGRQLSIKEFSDLFETISYKFGGQEGENYHIPYIESKGGILHIICVVGEKVTT from the coding sequence ATGTTTGATAAATTTTTTAAAAAGCCTGACGGAAACACTGGAGACAGAGCAGAAGTTGTGCTACTTCCTCAAGCAACTGACGACATGGAAGAGGCTAAGTTGATTAAGTGGATGGTAAAAGTTGGTAGCTCGGTTAGAAAAGGCGACGTATTAGCAGAAATACAAACAGATAAAGTAATACTAGAACTAGAAAGCTATCAGAATGGGACAGTTCTTTATCTTGGAGCCAAAGAGGGTAGCAAGGTAAAAGTAAATAGTATTTTGGCTATTATTGGAGATAAAGGAGCAGAGTTTCAACATCTGCTTGGTGGGGAAAAAAGTAACACGCCTGCAAAGAAAAAGCAACGCCCACAACTTAAAGGAGCCATTGGAGAGATTAAAATGTTTGCTGGCGATTTTGTACCCAATGGATGGTTAATCTGCGATGGCAGGCAATTAAGTATAAAAGAATTTTCTGATTTATTTGAGACAATCAGCTACAAATTTGGCGGACAAGAAGGTGAAAATTATCACATACCTTATATAGAATCTAAAGGAGGAATCCTGCATATAATTTGTGTGGTTGGTGAGAAGGTTACAACATAG
- a CDS encoding YybH family protein produces MKTILQLFCITCLCIFATISCITPKSDLPKEIVQEHLDNMINGYVEEDIDQIIAGFTEDAQMLEDGGPIVNGKSEIIQSTKALLENIEFTKGSAEIIEIQADMNMAYEVSYFRLTQFVNDSTSVDLKWKHLAIWQKQNDGEWKISRLIYNEVE; encoded by the coding sequence ATGAAAACTATTCTACAACTCTTTTGCATTACATGTCTTTGCATTTTTGCCACTATTTCATGTATTACACCAAAATCTGATTTACCAAAAGAAATTGTACAAGAGCATCTAGATAACATGATAAATGGGTATGTGGAGGAAGACATCGATCAGATAATTGCTGGTTTTACAGAGGATGCTCAAATGCTAGAAGATGGAGGACCAATTGTAAATGGTAAAAGTGAAATTATTCAATCTACTAAAGCTTTATTAGAGAACATCGAATTTACTAAAGGCAGCGCAGAAATTATCGAGATTCAGGCTGATATGAACATGGCTTATGAAGTGAGTTATTTTAGACTGACACAATTTGTTAACGATTCTACTTCTGTAGATTTAAAGTGGAAACATTTAGCAATCTGGCAAAAGCAAAATGATGGTGAATGGAAGATTAGTAGGTTAATTTACAATGAGGTAGAGTAA
- a CDS encoding YybH family protein, translating into MRSLQFFIFIFLLQACQSQDNATDNAEIIAKFEAVSDTYAEAVKSVDAQAVLSFWVDDLMIYRPSSADISGKPAFTKFIEDLYKKLEVEDIKIKSREVEVSNDLVVEIVSFTERLRIDGGEFQDIKGKYLAVWKKSGQTWKISKMVTLPEGKDEVHN; encoded by the coding sequence ATGAGATCCCTACAGTTTTTTATTTTCATTTTTTTACTTCAAGCTTGTCAGAGTCAAGATAATGCGACAGATAACGCCGAGATAATTGCAAAATTCGAAGCCGTATCTGATACATATGCCGAAGCTGTAAAGTCTGTTGATGCCCAAGCAGTTCTTTCATTTTGGGTAGATGATTTAATGATTTATCGCCCAAGTTCTGCAGATATTTCTGGAAAACCAGCATTTACAAAGTTTATAGAAGATTTGTATAAGAAACTCGAAGTAGAAGATATAAAAATTAAATCTCGGGAGGTAGAAGTTTCAAATGATTTAGTTGTGGAGATAGTTTCATTTACTGAACGACTGCGAATTGATGGTGGAGAGTTTCAGGATATTAAAGGAAAGTATCTGGCTGTTTGGAAAAAATCTGGACAAACGTGGAAGATCAGCAAAATGGTTACCTTACCAGAAGGCAAAGACGAGGTGCATAATTAA
- a CDS encoding DUF3592 domain-containing protein — MGQTLILLFLLIFPLSFTVYGFYEILEEINFKKKGITTIGKVVGSVSAIHHYEEYQLLNGPYASKPETRPGEFLIFEYNVGDETWRSRTLKTYKKPLTELTVIYNPKDPSDLMVNGFYRVGSAKYYRIIAGLFFYGDVSKAFYIILFNYSIAQFNFFYICM, encoded by the coding sequence ATGGGCCAAACGTTAATTCTTCTTTTTTTACTTATTTTTCCTCTCTCTTTTACAGTTTATGGGTTTTACGAAATTCTAGAAGAAATCAATTTCAAGAAAAAAGGAATTACCACCATTGGCAAAGTGGTAGGTAGTGTTTCTGCAATTCATCATTACGAAGAGTACCAATTACTCAATGGGCCTTATGCCAGCAAACCAGAAACCCGACCGGGAGAATTCTTGATTTTTGAATACAATGTCGGCGATGAAACTTGGAGGAGTAGAACGCTAAAAACATACAAAAAGCCACTCACAGAGTTAACTGTAATTTATAATCCCAAAGACCCTTCAGATTTAATGGTTAATGGCTTTTACAGAGTTGGTTCAGCAAAGTACTACCGTATTATTGCAGGTTTGTTTTTTTATGGTGATGTTTCTAAAGCCTTTTATATAATTCTGTTTAATTATAGTATTGCCCAATTTAATTTCTTTTACATTTGCATGTAA